A genomic window from Candidatus Woesearchaeota archaeon includes:
- a CDS encoding argininosuccinate synthase: MSKGKVVLAYSGGLDTSCILKWLIDQGYDVIAYIADIGQREDFKAVESKAKAIGASKVYIVDCKKEFVTDFIFPAIKANALYESRYLLGTSLARPLIAKHQIAIAQKENAQFVSHGATGKGNDQVRFELSYYALKPDIQIIAPWKDKEFLARFQGRVDLINYAKEKGIPIKATVDAPYSTDENLMHISYESGILEDPKLTPNPEMFELTNSPQTAPDKETHLILYFKDGICVKVENKDDHTLKQDPLEIFMYLNKLGSENGIGRIDIVENRFVGIKSRGVYETPAGTILRAAHLDIEGIAMDREVMRLRDMLTPKFSEIVYYGFWFSPEMEFLIAAINKSQEFIDGSVSLTLYKGNVIITGRESPTSLYDEKLSSMNVEGGFNQQDSIGFIKINAIRLKAHHVIVRERMKNKK, translated from the coding sequence ATGAGTAAAGGAAAAGTTGTTTTAGCATATTCTGGCGGATTAGATACCTCTTGTATTCTGAAATGGTTAATAGATCAAGGATATGACGTTATTGCTTATATTGCTGATATTGGACAACGTGAAGATTTTAAAGCTGTTGAAAGTAAAGCCAAAGCTATTGGCGCATCAAAAGTGTATATTGTTGACTGTAAAAAAGAGTTTGTTACTGATTTTATTTTTCCTGCAATTAAAGCAAACGCGCTTTATGAAAGCAGATATTTGCTAGGAACATCTCTTGCAAGGCCTTTAATTGCAAAACATCAAATTGCTATTGCACAAAAAGAAAATGCCCAATTTGTCAGCCATGGCGCAACAGGCAAAGGCAATGATCAAGTAAGATTTGAGTTAAGCTATTATGCTTTGAAACCAGACATACAAATTATTGCTCCTTGGAAAGACAAAGAATTTCTTGCAAGATTTCAGGGAAGAGTTGATCTTATTAACTATGCCAAAGAAAAAGGAATTCCTATTAAAGCTACTGTTGATGCACCCTATAGCACTGACGAAAATTTGATGCATATTAGCTACGAATCAGGGATTCTTGAAGATCCAAAGCTGACACCAAATCCAGAAATGTTTGAGTTAACAAACTCGCCTCAGACAGCTCCAGATAAAGAAACTCACCTAATACTTTATTTCAAAGACGGCATCTGCGTTAAGGTTGAAAACAAAGATGATCATACTCTAAAACAAGATCCGCTTGAAATATTTATGTATCTTAACAAACTCGGCAGTGAAAACGGCATTGGAAGAATAGATATTGTTGAAAACAGGTTTGTTGGCATTAAATCTCGAGGCGTGTATGAAACACCAGCAGGCACTATATTGCGTGCAGCGCATCTTGATATCGAAGGAATTGCTATGGATAGAGAGGTTATGCGTTTGCGTGATATGTTAACCCCTAAATTCTCTGAAATAGTTTACTATGGATTCTGGTTCAGTCCAGAAATGGAGTTCTTAATAGCTGCTATCAACAAAAGCCAGGAATTTATTGATGGATCTGTTTCATTAACATTATACAAAGGGAATGTTATAATTACCGGGAGAGAAAGTCCAACTTCATTATATGATGAGAAACTCAGCAGCATGAATGTTGAAGGTGGATTTAATCAACAAGACAGTATTGGATTTATTAAAATAAATGCTATTAGATTAAAAGCTCATCATGTTATAGTGAGAGAAAGGATGAAGAATAAGAAATAA
- a CDS encoding class II fructose-bisphosphate aldolase, with protein sequence MQKINYQDFKQVQELHHMLQEIASFDAQGKVVKINNEQKLQEEIIWQLQYTASVHENPEIKKEAINIINAIAYHLKLEPSSNYVYYGEKAEGKNLFATTPAINCRMLTFHTVRAALLAYQQLKLPHIVFELALSEQGYTGQKIDEYASLVKAAYISCGFKNTKIYLQGDHYQADPKKYAENPEQEIQRIKEVIKSSIEQGVYNIDIDTSKFETADPNKTPKENQAMNAKLTAEFLYYIRSLEKEMIFPCIISVGGEVGEVGSLNTKFPEVNGYLALLYEEMFQQIKKDPKKNIVLSGFKGLSKVSINVGSAHGGQLGPDGKPLDNVPLDFQAHHDLFMQGKDPFNPGKHIVTVQHGASTLPKHYFALFPAMHVGEIHLATGFQNITWDVIEQHEPELHKRMKKMVFEKFADKVKSHPTEAVGFNKERKHITQFFKKELLTMKPKTLEALELALSKEFTDIMHSLYVLLLPKQANC encoded by the coding sequence ATGCAAAAAATAAATTATCAGGATTTCAAGCAAGTTCAGGAATTACATCATATGCTTCAAGAGATTGCTAGTTTTGATGCTCAAGGAAAAGTAGTAAAGATCAATAATGAGCAGAAATTACAAGAAGAGATTATCTGGCAACTCCAGTATACTGCTTCAGTTCACGAAAATCCAGAAATTAAAAAAGAAGCAATCAATATTATTAATGCAATTGCGTATCATTTAAAATTAGAACCGAGTTCTAATTATGTTTATTATGGAGAAAAAGCTGAGGGCAAAAATCTGTTTGCCACAACACCAGCAATCAACTGCAGAATGCTCACGTTCCATACTGTTCGAGCTGCATTGCTTGCCTATCAACAATTAAAACTTCCTCATATTGTATTTGAACTTGCATTATCTGAGCAAGGTTATACTGGACAAAAGATAGATGAATATGCAAGTCTTGTTAAAGCTGCATACATCTCATGCGGATTTAAAAATACAAAAATATATCTGCAAGGCGACCATTACCAAGCTGATCCTAAAAAATATGCGGAAAATCCTGAACAAGAGATCCAACGGATCAAAGAGGTCATCAAGAGTTCAATTGAACAAGGAGTTTACAACATTGATATTGATACGTCTAAATTTGAAACTGCTGATCCGAACAAAACGCCAAAAGAAAATCAAGCAATGAATGCAAAGCTTACTGCTGAATTTCTTTATTATATCAGATCTCTTGAAAAAGAGATGATATTTCCTTGCATCATAAGTGTTGGTGGAGAAGTTGGCGAGGTTGGCAGTTTAAACACTAAATTTCCTGAGGTTAATGGATATCTCGCATTGTTGTATGAAGAAATGTTCCAGCAGATTAAAAAAGATCCTAAAAAGAACATAGTTCTGAGTGGTTTTAAGGGATTAAGCAAAGTAAGCATCAATGTTGGCTCTGCTCATGGCGGACAATTAGGACCAGATGGAAAACCGCTTGATAATGTACCATTGGATTTCCAGGCGCATCATGATTTATTTATGCAAGGCAAAGACCCGTTTAATCCTGGAAAGCATATTGTTACAGTCCAGCATGGCGCTTCAACATTGCCAAAACATTATTTTGCATTATTTCCAGCTATGCATGTTGGTGAAATTCACCTTGCAACAGGATTCCAAAATATTACTTGGGATGTTATTGAACAGCATGAGCCTGAATTGCACAAGCGCATGAAAAAAATGGTATTTGAAAAATTTGCTGATAAAGTTAAATCCCATCCTACTGAAGCTGTTGGTTTTAACAAAGAACGAAAACATATTACTCAATTCTTTAAAAAAGAATTGCTTACGATGAAGCCAAAAACACTTGAAGCGCTTGAGCTTGCATTAAGTAAAGAGTTTACTGACATTATGCATTCATTGTATGTATTATTGCTGCCAAAACAAGCAAATTGTTAG
- the glpX gene encoding class II fructose-bisphosphatase produces the protein MDRNLALEMVRVTEAAALSCAQWYGKGDKYKADEAAVEAMKKRFDNVDFDGTVVIGEGEIDQAPMLYNGEKVGSGKGDKIDLAIDPLECTDSVAKGLLNALSVIALSPQGGLLSLPDMYMDKIAVGPKAAGKINIHNSVEENIKIVAKALNKNVEEVTVVILDRTRHDNIVAEIRKTGARIRFITDGDVSGAIAPSYEDSGIDLLLGIGKSTEAVLAASAIRCLGGEIQAILMPKDDQEKQRLKEMGINDLSFVYHTNDLAKSEHCMFVATGVSDGPLLRGVQFTAKGAMTHSVVMRAKTGTIRFIEAHHFHQR, from the coding sequence ATGGATCGGAATCTTGCATTAGAAATGGTTCGTGTAACAGAAGCTGCTGCTCTTTCTTGCGCTCAATGGTATGGAAAAGGAGATAAATACAAAGCAGATGAAGCTGCTGTTGAAGCTATGAAAAAGCGCTTTGATAATGTTGATTTTGATGGAACCGTAGTTATTGGCGAAGGTGAGATTGATCAAGCGCCTATGCTTTATAATGGTGAAAAGGTTGGTTCTGGAAAAGGCGACAAAATTGATTTAGCTATTGATCCATTGGAATGCACTGATAGTGTTGCAAAAGGATTGCTCAATGCCCTTTCAGTAATTGCCCTTAGCCCTCAAGGAGGCTTACTTTCCCTGCCAGACATGTATATGGATAAGATTGCTGTCGGGCCAAAAGCAGCAGGGAAAATAAATATACATAATTCTGTTGAAGAAAATATTAAGATTGTAGCAAAAGCGCTAAACAAAAATGTTGAAGAAGTTACTGTTGTTATTTTGGATAGGACTCGGCATGATAACATCGTTGCAGAGATTAGGAAAACAGGTGCAAGAATAAGATTTATTACTGATGGAGATGTTTCTGGAGCTATTGCGCCATCATATGAGGATTCAGGAATAGATTTATTGCTAGGGATAGGAAAATCTACTGAAGCTGTATTAGCAGCATCAGCGATCAGATGTTTAGGCGGAGAAATTCAAGCAATACTTATGCCAAAAGATGATCAAGAAAAACAAAGATTAAAAGAGATGGGAATTAATGATTTAAGTTTTGTGTACCACACTAATGATTTAGCTAAAAGCGAACATTGTATGTTTGTTGCTACAGGAGTTAGCGACGGTCCGTTATTAAGAGGAGTGCAGTTTACTGCCAAAGGCGCTATGACGCATTCTGTTGTCATGCGCGCTAAAACAGGAACTATCAGATTTATAGAAGCACATCATTTTCATCAGAGGTGA
- a CDS encoding 50S ribosomal protein L35ae produces the protein MKGVIVNFRGSHHTQNHRQMILQFHGIHNLEKAGSLLGKSVVFKTQAGNQIKGKISLPHGRNGAVRAIFEKGMPGQSLGKEVVVE, from the coding sequence ATGAAAGGCGTTATTGTAAACTTTAGAGGAAGTCATCATACACAGAATCATAGGCAAATGATTTTACAGTTTCATGGAATTCATAATCTTGAAAAAGCTGGTTCTTTATTAGGAAAGTCTGTAGTGTTTAAAACACAAGCTGGCAATCAGATTAAAGGAAAAATTTCTTTACCGCATGGAAGAAATGGCGCTGTTCGCGCTATTTTTGAAAAAGGCATGCCAGGACAAAGCCTAGGGAAAGAAGTGGTTGTAGAATAA
- a CDS encoding type II glyceraldehyde-3-phosphate dehydrogenase, which yields MIKVAIVGYGTIGKRVADAVKAQDDMELVGVTVNSFNYRVLAAVHKKIPLFAVGDKQPFLDNGIKIAGNMQDLLQQCNVVVDCTPKKVGAANKLIYDEYPIRAIYQGGEKSHVGDVSFVSQANYDKAWGKKHVRVVSCNTTGLSRTLHSLDKMFGVESCRATLIRRAVDANDVDTGPINAIVPDMKMPSHHGPDVNTVLPHINIFTNAVIVPTTLMHVHAVQIYLKSPASREDVIELFRHQPRIRIVSGKAKFDSTAAIMEYAKDSNLWHHDMMDVCIWDECLYVKGNEVSLFQAVHQESIVVPENIDAIRAVMEACSQEESIAKTDKLLGLIK from the coding sequence ATGATTAAAGTTGCTATTGTTGGATATGGGACTATTGGAAAACGTGTTGCTGATGCAGTCAAAGCGCAAGACGATATGGAACTTGTTGGTGTAACCGTAAACTCCTTTAATTACCGTGTATTAGCAGCAGTGCATAAAAAAATTCCTTTGTTTGCTGTTGGTGATAAACAGCCATTTCTTGATAATGGCATTAAAATTGCCGGAAATATGCAGGATTTATTGCAGCAATGCAACGTTGTTGTTGACTGCACTCCTAAAAAAGTTGGCGCAGCAAATAAATTAATATATGATGAATATCCTATTCGAGCAATTTACCAAGGTGGAGAAAAATCCCATGTTGGTGATGTGTCATTTGTTAGCCAAGCTAATTATGATAAAGCTTGGGGAAAAAAACATGTCCGTGTTGTCAGTTGCAACACCACAGGTTTAAGCAGAACATTGCATAGTCTTGATAAGATGTTTGGTGTAGAAAGCTGCCGTGCTACTTTAATCAGAAGGGCAGTAGATGCAAATGATGTAGATACTGGGCCAATTAATGCAATTGTGCCGGATATGAAAATGCCTTCTCATCATGGTCCTGATGTCAACACGGTTTTGCCGCACATTAATATATTTACCAATGCAGTTATTGTGCCAACGACTTTGATGCATGTTCATGCAGTGCAAATTTATCTGAAATCACCTGCTTCGCGGGAAGATGTTATTGAATTATTTAGGCATCAGCCTCGGATAAGAATAGTTTCAGGAAAAGCAAAGTTTGATTCTACTGCCGCAATTATGGAGTACGCTAAAGATTCAAATCTTTGGCATCACGATATGATGGATGTTTGCATTTGGGATGAATGTTTGTATGTTAAAGGCAATGAAGTAAGCTTGTTTCAGGCAGTGCATCAGGAGAGTATTGTCGTACCTGAAAATATTGATGCTATTCGCGCAGTGATGGAAGCATGCAGTCAAGAAGAGAGTATTGCTAAGACCGATAAACTATTAGGATTAATAAAATGA